CGGCCTCGGCCGCGGTCTCCTCCGCCTCCGCGCGGACGGTCCGCGCCTCGCCGAGTTCGGCCTCGGCCTCCTCGGCGAACGCGCGGGCCTCCTCGGCGGCCCGGGCCAGCTCGGTCAGGCGCCCGGCGGGGCAGCCGGTGCGCCAGGAGGCGAGCCGGGCGGCCAGTTCGCGGTCCTTGCCGAGGCGAGCGGCGAGGACGCGGATCTCCTCGTCGCGCTCGGTGGCCCGGGCGCGCAGTGCCTGCCGTTCCTCGTCGGCGGCGTGTTCGTCGTGCATGGCCGGGTTCGGCGGCACCAGGAACACGTCACCGGGGGTGGCGTCGGCGGCGGGCGGCGGGGCGAGCAGCGCGGCGGCGGTGCCGACGGCCACCGCGGAGCGGGGCAGCAGGGCGGCGTCGCCGAGGGCCTCGCGGGCGCGCGCGTGTGTGTCCGGGTCGGTGATGATCACGCCGTCGACCAGCTCGGGGCGGGCGGCGAGCACGCGCGCGTGGTCGGCCGGGTCGACGGCCTGGGCGAGGTAGCGCCAGCCGGGGAGCGCGGGGATGCCGTGCTCGCCGAGGAACTCGACGGTGGCCAGAACGTCCGGGCCGGGCGGCAGCAGGCCGCCGTCGCCGAGGGCGCCGAGGATGCGGGCGTCGTCGGCGGCGGCGGTGCGCAGGTCGAACAGGTGCCGTTCGGCGGTGGACACGGCGTCGTCGAGGAGTTCGCGCAGTTCGTCGGCGAAGCGGTCGAGCTCTTCGGGCGTGAGGGCGCCTTCCGCGACGGTGCGGGGAGCCGGGGCGGCGGGGTCGGACCCGGTGCGGGGAGCCGGGGCGGCAGGGTCGGACCCGGTGCGCGGGCCGGGCACGCGGACGGTGCCCGGGGCCCCGGGCAGGCTCAGCAGTTCGGCCAGCCGTTCCTCGGCGGCCAGCGACTCGGCCAGGCGCCGCTCCGCCTCGTAGGCTCGCTCGGCGGCGGTGGCCGCGTCCGCCGCGCGGGCCGCGGTCAGCTCGGCACGGGACTCGGCGGCGGCGGCCTCGCGGGCGTGCTCAGTGGCCTTGCGGGCGGCCTCCCGGGCCGCGTCCCAGGCGGCCACGGCGGTCTTCTCGGCGTCGCTGGCGGCGAGCGCGGCCCGTGCCGGGTCGGCGTCCGGGGAGCTGTCGTCCAGCCAGCCCGCGCGGACCGCCTCGGCGGTCTCCTGCTCGACCTCGGCGAGCCGCTGGCGCAGGTGCCCGGCCTCGCTGCGGGCCCGCTGCGCCTCGGTGGCGGCGGCGGTGGAGTCGCGGTAGGCCGAGTCGCCGGCCTCCTGGAGGGCGGCGGACCGCTCCTCCTCCTCGTTGGCCAGGTTCTCGGCGCTCTCGGCGGCGGCGTGCAGGGCCCGTACGAGGTCCACGGCGGCCTTGGCGCGGGCGGCGAGCGCGGGGGCCGCGTCCCGTTCGGCCTCCTGGATGGCGGCGGACACGCGTGCGACACGGTCGGCGGCGGCCCGGTGGCGCAGCACGGCCTCGGCGGCCTGCCAGGCGGAGTGCAGGGTGCGGGCGTCGGCCAGTTCGCGCTTCTGCGCGGCGGCGGACTTCTCGGCGGCGGCCAGGGCCAGGGAGGCGTGCCGGTAGGCGAGTTCGGCGGCGATGAGGGCACTGCGCTCGCGGGCGCCCTCGGAGTGGGTGACGGCGTAGGCGGCGGCCGTGACCCGCTGGGCGAGGTCGGCGGCCCGGACCCGCTCCCGCACGGCGCGCGCGGACAGCCGCCGGGCCAGCGTGCGGGTACGGCGTTCGGCGCCCGCGTGCACGTCACGCGCGCGTGCCCGGGCGTCGGCCGCCTCCACGATCCTTCCGAGCAGGTCGACCGAGCCGGCGGTGAAATCCCGTTCGGCGATCAGCTCGGCGCGCCGGCCGAGCTTGTTGCCGAAGCCGCTGACCAGGTCGGCGAGGCCGTCGGTGTCGCGGGTGTCGGTGACGGCGCGCAGCAGCAGGTCGGTGAAGTCGGAGTCCTTCTTGACCGCGAAGAGGCCGGCCGCCTCGCCCTCGTCGGCGTTCATCTCCCGCTGGTAACGGAAGAGTTCGGGGTCAAGGCCGAGATCGCCGAGGTGCTCGGTCCAGCGTTCGTGGATCTCCTCCCAGTGGACCTCCAGGTGCGGGTAGGCCTTGCCGGCCTCCATGAGGGCGTCGCGGAAGCCCTTCATGGTGCGGCGGCGGCCGTGCGCACCGGAGGTGCCCTCGGCGGGCGGCCGTACGGCGGTGGCCTCGGCGACGGGCAGGCTGTCCAGGCTCAGGCCGGGTCCGGGGCGGAAGGAGTACCAGGCCTCGGCGAACTTGCGCGGGTCGTTGGAGACCTGCCGTCCGCGCCACTCGCTGACCTTGCCGACGACCACGCACTCGCCGGTCTGCACGTGCTGCCATTCCAGGGCCACGTGGCCGCAGTCGTCGGCGAGCAGGAACTTGCGCAGCACACCGGAGCTGGCGCCGCCGAGGGTGTTGCGGTGGCCCGGCAGCATCACCGAGAAGATCAGCTTGAGCAGGACGGACTTGCCTCCGCCGTTCTCCAGGAACAGCACGCCCGCGGGCGCGGGACGGCGCGGCGGGCCGGACGGCTCCTCCTCGAAGAACTCCGCCTGCGTGGGCGCCGGGTCGGGCACGGGTTCGCCGACACCCCGCAGGTCAAGCACGGTGTCGGCGTAGCGCGCACCGGCGGGACCGATGGAGTAGAGGCGGACCCGGGACAGCTCGTACATGGCGGACTCTCGTCAGTGTTCTTGCGGTGGAGGGGGATCAGGGTTCTTGCGGTGCGGGGCGTTCGGGCTTCTGGTCGTGCGTGGCGTTCAGGAGTGGAACGGCAGCCCGGCGTCGGCCACCAGGTCCAGGTCGTCGGTGTCCTCGGCGGGCAGCAGGGTGGCCGTGCCGTCGGTGACCGGTACGACGCCCAGCTCGGACAGTTCGGCCAGGGCGGCGTTGCCGGCCATGTCGCGGACCTGGAGCTGGTAGCGGGCGGTGGTGCGGTAGGTGCCGCCGTTGTCGTCGCCGGTGCGCTGCAGGAAGCCGGAGTCGGTGAGGAAGGCCAGGGCCTTGGCGACGATGCCGGTGGTGGAGGCGGCGGGGCGGCGGGCGTCCTTGGTGGCGCCGGTGGCGCTGCGCCGGGCCCAGATCCGCCAGGCGGCCTCCAGGCCGGGCGCGTCGGTGGCCGGGTCGGTGTTCTCGCCCTGCTCCTCGGCGCGCTCCTCCAGGCGGCGGCAGGCCTGCCGGACGAAGGCGTCGACGCCGTTGACGGTGACCCGGCCGATGTAGGAGTCGTCGGCGAGGTCCTCGGGGCGCGGGAACGCCAGGGCGGCGATGGCGAGGTGGGCGAGGCCGTGCAGGAAGCGGTCGCCGGAGTCGGCGGCGGTGCGGCGCGCGTAGTCGCCCATGCGGACGGCGAAGACCGAGTCCTCGGCGGCGGTGACGGCCATGCCCGCGCGCGGGGAGACCTCCAGCACGACGAGTCCCAGTCCGGCGGCGACGGCGTCGGCGAGCCGGGCGAAGGCCGGGTCCTCGCGGTAGCGGCGCAGCAGTTCGGTGTACTCCTGGTCGCGGGCGGGCGCCAGCTTGGGCTGGAGCCCGAAGGCGACGAGCCGCGCCGCGTCGGCGGCGTCGGCGGGGGTGACGGCGGTGGACGCCGGCGGGGCGGGTGTCTCCGCCTCGCTCCACTCGACGTGCTCGGTCACGGGTTGGGCTCCTTGTCGCGGTGGTGCTCGGTCATGCTGCTTCCGTCCGGTCGGCCGCCATCCCGGCGGCGTCCAGCAGGGCCGTTCCCACGATGAGGTCGGCCCCGCCGAATTCGGGATCGTCCAGCTCGGTGCCGTCGTCCACGGCGAACAGCAGCTTCTCCTCGCCCTGCCGGTACGCGGTGCCGACGGCGGGGCTGGCCGCGTGGACGGCCAGCAGCGCCACCAGGTAGGCGAGGTCGGGGTCGCCGCTGCGGCGGGCCTCGGCGAGCAGCCCGGACAGTCTTCTGGGCGCGTCCGGCGGCAGGTCCAGCAGCTGCGTCGCCGCGGCGAGCTGTTCCTCGCTGAACCGGCTGTCGTCGGGCGTGGCGATCAGGTCGGGCTCGGGCATCTCCGCGCCCAGGTGCTCCCGCTCCACCGGCGGGGTGAGCAGGATGTCGACGAGGTCGCCGACCCGGACGGACACCGGGGTGCGCGGTCCGGTGCCGCGCGCGAAGAACGCGTCGGTGACCCGGATCGCCCGCTCCAGCGGCAACGGCAGGACGGGGGCGACGAGATGGCCGTAGAGGTCTATCCCGGCCGTCGCCGCCGGGGTGGCGAACGCCTGCCGGTCCTGTTCGGCGCGGAACAGCGGGCCGGCTTCCAGCAGGCGCGACTGGAGCTGGGTGTGGCGCCGGATGCAGTCCTTGACGATGTCGACCAGCTCGGCGGCGCGGCGCTTGTGCTCGGGCTCCTCGGTCTCGTCGCGGGCCTTGCGGATGTTGGTGAGGATGGCGTTCTCGTGGCGGTAGCGCTCGGCCACGTGGTCCAGGGCCTCGGCGATCATGTCGGGGACGGTGTTGAGCCAGTCGACCGCGCGGACGTTGCGCCGGGTGGCCTCCAGGGCCCGGCGCAGCGACTCGGAGTACTGCACCGTGCGGTAGCGGGCCTGTTCGGCGGCGAGCTGGGCGTCGGCGAGCCGGCCGCGGCTGATCAGCACCTCCAGCTTGACCTCGGCGGCGATCTGGGCGCTGGTGACGTCCGTGTCGAGGGCGCCGACCAGGACGTTGACCGCCTCGTCCGTGGTGCGCAGGTACACCGTGCCGCCGGGGCCGGGGACCTCCTCGATCAGCTTGAAGTCGTAGTCGCGGCGGACGTAGGTGCCGTCCGGCGCGAAGGTGCCGTAGACCGCGCGGAAGCCGCGGTCCACGCTGCCGACGTTGATCAGGTTCTCCAGGACCCAGCGGGCCACGCGCTCGTGTTCGGCGGTGGGCCGGTGCGGCGCCTGGGCGGCGATGCGCGGCACCAGGCGGCCGACGACCTGTTCGTGGTCGGCGCCCGTGTCGAAGTCCATGTTCAGCGTGACCAGGTCGATGGCGGCCAGGGCCACCTCGGCCATCCCGTACACCGAGTACTCGCCGGCCAGGTTGGCCTTGCGCGCGTCCAGGTCGTGCAGCGGCGCGGTGCAGGCGAGCGCGCGCAGCCGACGCGCCAGCCCCTCGTCGGCGGCCGGGCCCTGCGCCGGGCGCGGCCCCGCGCTGAGCTGGGGCGGAACACTGTCCGTCGATGCAGGCGAAGTCACGGTGCACAGACTAGGTCCTGGGTCTGACATCGGCCCAAACGGCTCAGAAGCGACGACCGTCACAGAGGCGGAAGAGAGCCTGCCGGGCGGTTCGGGCGGGGCCGGGCACGCCGGTCCGAGAAGGGCCGGACACACCGGTTCGAGGGAGGCCTGGCGCGCCTGGTTCAGAGAGGAGCCGGTCGCGTCGCTCAGGAGGGCCCGGCCACGTCGCTCAGGAGAGGCCGGCCGTGTCCTCGCCCACGCGGCGTCGGTAGACCTCGACGACCCGTTCCAGGGAGTCCGCGAGGTACCTCTCCAGGAGCCGTTCCGCGCCTTTCGTGTCCCCGGCCTGGAGCGCCCGCAGGATCCCGGCGTTGCGGGCGAGGTAGGGCTCGTGCAGCCGACGCGGGTCGTCCACCACGTGGAAGGCCAGGCGCAGTTCGGCGAAGACGCTGCGCATCAGCTCGTCGGTGCGTTCGCTGCCGGCCAGGGCGACGAGTTCCCGGTGGAAGTGGATGTTGGCCGTACCCACGCCTTTCCAGTCGTCCTCCGCGGCGGCCGTGTGCGCTTCCTCGACCGCCGCGACCAGTCCGCCGAGCCGGTACGGCGGCGCGCCGAGGCCGCGGACGACGGCGCACTCGACCAGCGCGCGCGTGCGGTAGATGTCCTCCACGTCCTCGACCGTCAGCACCCTGACGAAGACGCCCCGGTTGAGTTCGTGGATCAGCAGCCGCTCGTGGGTGAGCAGCCGGAACGCCTCGCGCAGGGTGTTGCGGGAGACGCCGAGGGCCCCGCCGATGCTGTCCTCCGACAGCCGGGTGCCGGGCGGGAAGTACCCCTCGGCTATGCGGCTCCTGAGGATGTCGGAGACCCGCTCCGCGGTGCTGGTGCGGCCCAGGAGGACACGGTCGCCGGCCAGTCCCGTCAGCTGCTCTGCCATGCCCGGAATTCAAGCGCAGACATCAGGACGAAACAACATGGGTATTGAGGGATCGTTGAACGATCCTCTACGGTGCTCCGCACGGCTCACTTCCCCGCACCCTCCGTCCCTTCTGCGAGGTGCCCATGAGCACGACCCCACCACCCCGGTCCGGTCCCTCCCCCGACGTACGGTCGGCGCGCGGTGAACAGGCCGGTGAGGACGGCGCGTTCGGCTGGCTGCGCGCCCTCGGCCCGCGCGGCCGGCGCGCGTTCGCCGGAGCTTTCGGCGGATACGCCCTGGATTCCTACGACTACTTCACCCTGCCGCTGAGCATGGTGGCGCTCGCGGCGTACTTCGGCCTCGACAGCGGCCAGACCGGTCTGTTCACCACGGTGACGCTGGTGGTCTCGGCGGTCGGCGGGGCCGTGGCCGGCGTGGTCGCGGACCGGGTCGGCCGGGTCCGGGCGCTGATGATCACGGTGGCCACGTACGCCGTGTTCACGGTCGCCTGCGGCTTCGCGCCCACCTACGAGACGCTGCTGGTCTTCCGCGCCCTCCAGGGCCTCGGCTTCGGCGGCGAGTGGGCGGTCGGCGCGATCCTGGTCGCCGAGTACACGGGCGCGCGCCACCGGGGCCGTACGCTCGGCGCGGTCCAGAGTTCCTGGGCGGTCGGCTGGGGACTGGCGGCGGTGGTCTACACGCTGGTGTTCTCCTTCGTCGACGAGGACCTGGCCTGGCGGGTGATGTTCTGGACCGGGGCGCTGCCGGCGCTGCTCGTGGTGTGGCTGCGCCGCCGGGTGCGCGACGCTCCCACGGCGACGGCGGCCCGGGAACAGGACCCGCGGCGCGGCTCGTTCGCGGCCGTCTTCCGCCCCGGCCGGGACGGCGAGCCGGGCCTGCTGCGCACCACGCTCCTGGCGAGCCTGCTGTCGACGGGCGTGCAGGGCGGCTACTACACGCTGGCGACCTGGGTGCCGACGTACCTGAAGTCGGAACGCGGCCTGTCGGTGGTGGGCACCGGCGGCTATCTGGCCTTCCTGATCTCCGGTGCCTTCCTCGGCTACCTGACCGGCGGGGTGCTGACCGACCGGCTGGGCCGGCGGAACAACATCTGGCTGTTCGCGCTGCTGTCGGCGCTGTGCATCCTGGCGTACGCGAACATCCCGCACGGCGCCGACACCCTGCTGCTGGTGCTCGGTTTCCCGCTCGGCTTCTGCATGTCGGCCATCTTCAGCGGTTTCGGCTCCTACCTGAGCGAGCTGTACCCGACGGCGGTGCGCGGCACCGGGCAGGGCTTCACGTACAACACGGGCCGGGCGGTGGGCGCGGTGTTCCCGACCGTGGTCGGGTTCCTCGCGGACAGCTGGGGCGTCGGCGGCGCGCTGGTCTTCGGCGCGATCGGCTACGGCGTCGCCGCACTGGCCCTGCTGGGGCTGCCGGAGACGCGCGGGAGGGAGCTGGCCTAGGCGCGCGGGGCGGCCGGACCGCCGGCCCTACGAGAACCACCGCGGGCGAACACCGTCAGGAACGGCCGGACGGGCGGCCCGCACGAGACGGGATACTGGAGAACGAGGACACCATGACCGCGATCGATCTGAACGCCGACCTCGGCGAGGGCTTCGGGCGCTGGCGGCTGACCGACGACGAGGCGCTGCTGTCCGTCGTCACCAGCGCCAACGTGGCCTGCGGCTTCCACGCGGGGGACGCGGCCACCATGCGCCGGGTGTGCGAGCTGGCGGCCGGGCGCGGCGTGACGATCGGCGCGCAGGTGTCCTACCGGGACCTGGCCGGTTTCGGGCGGCGCGCGATGGACGTGCCGTCCGCCGAGCTGGCGGCCGAGGTGGCCTACCAGATCGGCGCCCTGGAGGTGTTCGCCCGGGCGGCGGGGGCGCGCGTGGCGTACGTCAAGCCGCACGGCGCGCTCTACAACCGGGTGGTGCACGACGCCGAGCAGGCCCGCGCGGTGATCGACGGGGTGCGGCTCGCGGACCCCTCGCTGCCGGTGCTGGGCCTGCCCGGCTCGCGGTTGCTGGCGCTGGCCGCCGAGGCGGGGCTGCCGGCCGTTCCGGAGGCCTTCGCGGACCGCGCGTACACCGACGAGGGCACGCTGGTG
This sequence is a window from Streptomyces rubradiris. Protein-coding genes within it:
- a CDS encoding GntR family transcriptional regulator, whose amino-acid sequence is MAEQLTGLAGDRVLLGRTSTAERVSDILRSRIAEGYFPPGTRLSEDSIGGALGVSRNTLREAFRLLTHERLLIHELNRGVFVRVLTVEDVEDIYRTRALVECAVVRGLGAPPYRLGGLVAAVEEAHTAAAEDDWKGVGTANIHFHRELVALAGSERTDELMRSVFAELRLAFHVVDDPRRLHEPYLARNAGILRALQAGDTKGAERLLERYLADSLERVVEVYRRRVGEDTAGLS
- a CDS encoding MFS transporter, which gives rise to MSTTPPPRSGPSPDVRSARGEQAGEDGAFGWLRALGPRGRRAFAGAFGGYALDSYDYFTLPLSMVALAAYFGLDSGQTGLFTTVTLVVSAVGGAVAGVVADRVGRVRALMITVATYAVFTVACGFAPTYETLLVFRALQGLGFGGEWAVGAILVAEYTGARHRGRTLGAVQSSWAVGWGLAAVVYTLVFSFVDEDLAWRVMFWTGALPALLVVWLRRRVRDAPTATAAREQDPRRGSFAAVFRPGRDGEPGLLRTTLLASLLSTGVQGGYYTLATWVPTYLKSERGLSVVGTGGYLAFLISGAFLGYLTGGVLTDRLGRRNNIWLFALLSALCILAYANIPHGADTLLLVLGFPLGFCMSAIFSGFGSYLSELYPTAVRGTGQGFTYNTGRAVGAVFPTVVGFLADSWGVGGALVFGAIGYGVAALALLGLPETRGRELA
- a CDS encoding LamB/YcsF family protein encodes the protein MTAIDLNADLGEGFGRWRLTDDEALLSVVTSANVACGFHAGDAATMRRVCELAAGRGVTIGAQVSYRDLAGFGRRAMDVPSAELAAEVAYQIGALEVFARAAGARVAYVKPHGALYNRVVHDAEQARAVIDGVRLADPSLPVLGLPGSRLLALAAEAGLPAVPEAFADRAYTDEGTLVPRGREGAVVTDPDTVVERSVSLACSGAVIAHSGARITVRARSLCLHGDTPGAVGLARRVRERLVAAGVRVEAFA